The proteins below are encoded in one region of Leptotrichia sp. oral taxon 218:
- a CDS encoding flavodoxin domain-containing protein encodes MASLNIIYYSATGNTEEMAKNIAQGAKDAGADVKVINVEEADENSINADFLAFGSPASGAEEIAPEMVEFIETNKDKIFNKTVGLFGSYDWGTGVFMENWVEQLTSENFSIVGEGLINHLAVDDDEKIEKCKEYGRKIIL; translated from the coding sequence ATGGCAAGTTTAAATATAATTTACTATTCGGCAACAGGGAATACTGAAGAAATGGCAAAAAATATTGCTCAAGGTGCAAAAGATGCGGGAGCAGATGTGAAAGTGATAAATGTGGAAGAAGCTGATGAAAATTCAATAAATGCTGATTTTTTGGCATTTGGTTCACCTGCTTCAGGAGCAGAAGAAATAGCGCCAGAAATGGTTGAATTTATCGAAACAAATAAAGATAAAATTTTTAATAAAACAGTTGGACTTTTTGGCTCTTACGATTGGGGAACTGGAGTTTTTATGGAAAATTGGGTGGAACAATTAACTAGTGAAAATTTTTCAATTGTAGGAGAAGGACTTATAAATCACCTGGCGGTTGACGATGACGAAAAAATTGAAAAGTGTAAGGAATATGGAAGAAAAATAATATTATAG
- the rsfS gene encoding ribosome silencing factor: MSEIKNEFGAEIQQIIDIMEDKKAQDIKVYDMRGKSPFFDYSILCTGSSSRNIEAIATDVKKSLETVRSVEGLEEANWVLIDAGDVIVSIFSKDARDYYKLDEFYNGVNGKNKENEENKEIDE, encoded by the coding sequence ATGAGTGAAATAAAAAATGAATTTGGTGCAGAAATTCAACAAATAATTGACATTATGGAGGACAAGAAAGCGCAGGACATAAAAGTATATGATATGCGTGGAAAATCACCATTTTTTGATTATTCGATACTTTGTACTGGAAGTTCAAGTAGAAATATTGAAGCGATTGCGACAGATGTAAAAAAAAGTTTGGAAACGGTTAGAAGTGTTGAAGGACTGGAAGAAGCTAATTGGGTTTTAATTGATGCAGGAGATGTGATTGTTAGTATATTTAGTAAAGATGCGAGAGATTATTACAAATTAGATGAATTTTACAACGGAGTAAATGGAAAAAATAAAGAAAACGAAGAAAATAAAGAAATTGATGAATAA
- a CDS encoding 16S rRNA (uracil(1498)-N(3))-methyltransferase, with protein sequence MLTVIAEKKNISDTKIIIDNKLDCGHIQNVYRLQINDELRVIDGEFEYLTKILSISKKEVILEIIKKMEDNYSLDVNIDMAIGILKNDKMNLAIQKLTEIGVNKIIPLKTKRVVVKINEKKEKWETVVREALKQCRGVKFPKISEIKKICEIDYEKYDKIIFAYENSENSKSIFELIDEKDKDILCVIGPEGGITEEEVDFLKEKNAFEVSLGARILRAETASIVVAGIISNLNLK encoded by the coding sequence TTGTTGACAGTGATAGCAGAAAAGAAAAATATTAGTGATACAAAAATTATTATTGATAATAAATTGGATTGCGGACATATTCAAAATGTGTACAGACTTCAAATAAATGATGAATTGAGAGTTATTGACGGCGAATTTGAATATTTGACAAAAATTTTAAGCATTTCTAAAAAAGAAGTCATTTTAGAAATAATAAAAAAAATGGAGGACAATTATTCGCTTGATGTGAATATTGACATGGCGATAGGAATTTTAAAAAACGACAAGATGAATTTAGCGATACAAAAATTGACGGAAATAGGTGTTAATAAAATAATTCCGTTAAAGACAAAAAGAGTTGTTGTAAAAATTAATGAAAAAAAAGAAAAATGGGAAACTGTTGTAAGAGAAGCGCTAAAACAATGTAGAGGAGTGAAATTTCCCAAAATTTCAGAAATAAAAAAAATTTGTGAAATTGACTACGAAAAATATGATAAAATAATATTTGCCTATGAAAATAGTGAAAATTCAAAGTCGATTTTTGAATTAATTGATGAAAAAGATAAAGATATTTTGTGTGTAATTGGACCAGAAGGCGGAATTACCGAAGAGGAAGTTGATTTTTTGAAAGAAAAAAATGCTTTTGAAGTGAGTCTTGGCGCTAGAATTTTAAGAGCTGAAACAGCTTCAATTGTAGTTGCAGGAATTATTTCAAATTTAAATTTAAAATAA
- the ruvB gene encoding Holliday junction branch migration DNA helicase RuvB has protein sequence MEKERVLAPDELGEDNIQKSLRPKTFSEYIGQEDLKKKMNIFIKAAKMRNETVDHILLYGPPGLGKTTLAGVIANEMGVNLKITTGPVLEKSGDLAAILTSLEENDILFIDEIHRLNTSVEEILYPAMEDNEIDILIGKGPSARSIRIELPKFTLIGATTKAGQLSTPLRDRFGVTHKMEFYNLDELTEIVRRGAEILSISYDEDGISEISKRSRGTPRIANRLLKRARDYALVEGNGVLDKKSVNGILKLLGVDENGLDELDRKILSSIIDVYNGGPVGIETLSLLLGEDRRTIEEVYEPYLIKIGFIKRTPRGRVVTEAGYRHLGIKKILEE, from the coding sequence ATGGAAAAAGAAAGAGTATTGGCACCCGATGAACTGGGAGAGGACAATATTCAAAAGTCACTTAGACCAAAAACTTTTAGCGAATATATCGGTCAAGAAGATTTGAAAAAAAAAATGAACATTTTTATAAAAGCGGCAAAAATGCGAAATGAAACTGTGGACCACATTTTGCTATATGGACCTCCAGGACTTGGAAAGACGACACTTGCAGGAGTGATTGCAAATGAGATGGGAGTAAATTTAAAAATTACAACTGGACCAGTTTTGGAAAAATCAGGGGATTTGGCGGCAATTTTGACTTCGCTTGAAGAAAATGACATTTTATTTATTGACGAAATTCACAGATTAAATACTTCAGTTGAAGAAATTTTGTATCCTGCGATGGAAGACAATGAAATTGATATTTTAATTGGAAAAGGACCGTCAGCTAGAAGTATTCGGATTGAGTTGCCAAAATTTACATTAATTGGTGCGACGACTAAAGCGGGACAACTTAGTACGCCACTTCGGGACAGATTCGGTGTGACACATAAAATGGAGTTTTACAATCTTGATGAGCTTACAGAAATTGTTCGAAGAGGAGCTGAAATTTTAAGCATTTCGTACGATGAAGACGGAATTAGCGAGATTTCTAAAAGAAGTCGAGGAACGCCTAGAATTGCGAATAGACTTTTGAAAAGAGCAAGAGATTATGCACTTGTTGAAGGAAATGGAGTTTTGGACAAAAAAAGTGTAAATGGGATTTTAAAACTTTTGGGAGTCGATGAAAATGGCTTGGATGAACTTGACAGAAAAATTTTAAGTTCAATAATTGATGTCTATAACGGCGGACCTGTTGGAATTGAGACATTATCACTTTTGCTGGGAGAGGATAGACGAACAATTGAAGAAGTTTATGAGCCGTATTTAATTAAAATTGGATTTATAAAGCGGACACCCCGTGGAAGAGTTGTAACTGAAGCTGGTTACAGACATTTAGGAATAAAAAAAATACTGGAAGAATAA
- a CDS encoding divergent PAP2 family protein has translation MSAGVLFGNRLLDVAAISCLSAQFYKVFFPIFKGRRPQWGRLIQTGGMPSSHASTVVSLVTGVFLLKGAASLEFAISAVFAGIVLYDATGVRRQAGKHARALNKLIGAIEHKEGIEIINEKFKELLGHTPREVFWGTVLGIVMSFLFKGYILG, from the coding sequence ATGAGCGCAGGAGTATTGTTTGGAAATAGACTTTTAGATGTTGCGGCGATATCTTGCCTTTCAGCACAATTTTACAAAGTTTTTTTTCCAATATTTAAGGGAAGAAGACCACAGTGGGGACGATTAATTCAAACTGGTGGAATGCCAAGTTCTCACGCTTCAACAGTTGTTTCACTAGTAACAGGAGTATTCTTACTAAAAGGTGCTGCTTCTTTAGAATTTGCTATTTCAGCAGTGTTTGCTGGAATTGTTTTATACGATGCAACTGGAGTTAGACGCCAAGCTGGAAAACATGCAAGAGCTTTAAATAAACTAATAGGAGCGATAGAACATAAAGAAGGAATAGAAATAATAAACGAAAAATTTAAGGAACTTTTGGGACATACGCCACGAGAAGTGTTTTGGGGAACTGTTTTAGGAATAGTTATGAGTTTTTTATTCAAAGGATATATTTTGGGGTAA
- the thrS gene encoding threonine--tRNA ligase, protein MIEMILPDGSKRQLEKPMTVVEFAKTIGSSLGKATVGAMIDGTQVDPSYIIEKSGNIQLITNTSEEGIEIIRHSAAHIMAQAVQRLFPNTKVTIGPVVENGFFYDFDPERPFTEEDLAKIEEEMKKIVKENYPFERSEMSAEEAKKFFAEKGETYKVEIIDDLGVDKVSIYKQGEFVDLCRGTHVPSTGYLKAFKLMSTAGAYWRGDSKNKMLQRIYGVAFASKKELDEYLTMMEEAERRDHRKLGKQLNLFFLDEHGPGFPFFMPKGVELFNKLQEIWRVEHKKRGYQEIKTPIMLDRELWEISGHWFNYRENMYTSVIDEKTYAIKPMNCPGSIISYKNNLHSYKDLPLKYGEMGLVHRHEFSGALHGLMRVRAFTQDDAHVFCTKEQIEEQIIEIIDLYDKFYTLFGFEYHIELSTKPDKAIGSDEIWEMAEANLKSALEHKGIDYKLNPGDGAFYGPKIDFKMKDSIGRIWQCGTIQLDFNLPQRFEMSYIGADGEKHEPVMIHRAMYGSLERFLGILIEHYAGAFPTWLAPVQARILTISDEQVPFAKEVFEKLQNAGIRVELDTRVEKIGYKIREANGDQKIPVQLIIGKNEVANNEVNVRRFGSQESKNVSVDEILNILLEESKVPFKK, encoded by the coding sequence ATGATAGAAATGATATTACCTGATGGTAGCAAAAGACAGCTAGAAAAACCAATGACAGTAGTGGAATTTGCAAAAACGATCGGTTCTAGTTTAGGTAAAGCAACTGTAGGAGCTATGATTGATGGAACCCAAGTAGATCCTTCGTACATAATTGAAAAATCAGGAAATATACAGCTAATAACAAATACTAGCGAAGAAGGAATAGAAATAATTAGACATAGTGCGGCTCACATAATGGCTCAGGCTGTGCAAAGATTATTCCCAAATACAAAAGTTACAATAGGGCCTGTTGTAGAAAATGGATTTTTTTATGACTTTGATCCTGAAAGACCTTTTACTGAAGAAGATTTAGCAAAAATCGAAGAAGAAATGAAAAAAATAGTAAAAGAAAATTATCCTTTTGAAAGAAGCGAAATGAGTGCTGAAGAAGCTAAAAAATTCTTTGCTGAAAAAGGTGAAACTTATAAAGTTGAAATAATTGATGACTTGGGAGTTGATAAAGTCAGTATTTATAAACAGGGAGAATTTGTGGACTTATGCCGTGGAACACATGTTCCATCAACTGGATATTTAAAAGCGTTTAAATTAATGTCAACTGCTGGAGCTTACTGGCGTGGAGATTCTAAAAATAAAATGCTTCAAAGAATTTACGGAGTGGCTTTTGCATCTAAAAAAGAGCTGGATGAATATTTGACAATGATGGAAGAAGCTGAAAGAAGGGATCACAGAAAATTAGGAAAACAGCTTAACTTATTTTTCTTGGATGAACATGGACCAGGTTTCCCATTCTTCATGCCAAAAGGTGTGGAATTGTTTAATAAATTGCAAGAAATTTGGAGAGTTGAGCATAAAAAAAGAGGATATCAGGAAATTAAAACACCGATTATGCTGGATAGAGAACTTTGGGAAATTTCTGGACATTGGTTTAATTACAGAGAAAATATGTATACATCAGTAATTGATGAAAAAACTTATGCAATAAAACCAATGAACTGTCCAGGTTCAATAATTTCATACAAAAATAACTTGCATTCATACAAAGATTTGCCATTAAAATACGGGGAAATGGGACTTGTTCACAGACACGAATTTAGTGGAGCTTTGCACGGACTTATGAGAGTTAGAGCATTTACACAAGATGATGCGCATGTTTTCTGTACGAAAGAGCAAATTGAAGAACAAATTATTGAAATTATTGATTTATACGATAAATTCTATACTTTATTCGGATTTGAATATCATATTGAATTATCAACAAAACCAGATAAAGCAATTGGTTCTGATGAAATTTGGGAAATGGCTGAAGCTAATTTAAAATCAGCTTTGGAACATAAAGGAATTGACTACAAGTTGAATCCTGGAGATGGAGCATTTTACGGTCCAAAAATTGACTTTAAGATGAAAGATTCAATTGGAAGAATTTGGCAATGTGGAACAATCCAACTAGATTTCAACTTGCCACAAAGATTTGAAATGAGCTACATTGGTGCAGATGGAGAAAAACATGAACCAGTAATGATTCACCGTGCAATGTACGGAAGTTTAGAAAGATTCCTTGGAATTTTGATTGAACATTATGCAGGAGCGTTCCCTACTTGGTTAGCGCCAGTTCAAGCGAGAATTTTGACAATTTCTGATGAACAAGTTCCATTTGCAAAAGAAGTGTTTGAAAAACTTCAAAATGCAGGAATTAGAGTTGAACTTGACACAAGAGTGGAAAAAATTGGATACAAAATTAGGGAAGCAAATGGAGATCAAAAAATACCAGTACAATTAATTATTGGTAAAAATGAAGTTGCGAATAATGAAGTGAATGTTAGAAGATTTGGTTCACAAGAAAGTAAAAATGTTTCAGTTGATGAAATTTTAAATATTTTGCTGGAAGAATCAAAAGTTCCGTTTAAAAAATAA
- the mrdA gene encoding penicillin-binding protein 2, protein MRELDKEEKNPRFIAFIMLVGIGFLVLISKLFILQILEASKYEERAQQNRIRTNIIKANRGEIYDREGHLLAKNMTGYQLVHIGTKTLDANDVKILKEMKNMNPEQIHARLSSEKKKKAKDLEETMLDIKKINEVTGTNLDDIIDKFFKEQRLGTDKKILVIEDLDKNVALKAIEKLDNDRIDIVEYNKRFYPEDTIASHVIGYVKPISEKEYNELKDKGYQNSDLIGKKGVERSYDKEMKGQDGKESIEVDAKGNIIRQISTNESIAGKNVYLSLDFDLQKAMTEAFSGKTGAFIAMEAKTGKIVTFVSNPEISLNLMSSKIPGAQWNALVNSKSKPLVNKGIAGLYPPGSTFKAVTGTGILESGISPYATVNSTGQYRFGGSVFRDSHKAGHGITNFAKSIEESVNTYYYVFSQKAGIKNIDKYAKEYGIGQKTGIDIPGESTGTLPSPEWKKKRFKKKQDQKWLPGDLINMSIGQGYVLVTPIQIASVYQTIANNGVQLKPTVVDRFVTYNGKVEVNQPKFSRKLNVSPKTIKLLQNALRLPVMGSGGTAKILRIDGYPVSAKTGTAQNSGFGDNHSWIAGYFPSDKPQIVFVSVVEGGGYGGVASGEMARVFINKYREKYVLKVKQKDKDKTQDDNKNSKNNKNNENDKNNGNNGNKKG, encoded by the coding sequence ATGAGAGAATTAGACAAGGAAGAAAAAAATCCAAGGTTTATTGCTTTTATTATGCTTGTAGGAATAGGATTTTTAGTATTAATTTCAAAATTATTTATTTTACAAATTTTAGAAGCTTCTAAATATGAAGAAAGAGCACAGCAAAATAGAATTAGAACAAATATAATAAAAGCTAACCGTGGTGAAATTTACGATAGAGAAGGTCATTTACTTGCAAAAAATATGACAGGATATCAATTGGTTCACATTGGGACAAAAACGCTTGATGCAAATGATGTAAAAATATTGAAAGAAATGAAAAATATGAATCCAGAGCAAATTCATGCAAGACTTTCAAGTGAGAAAAAGAAAAAAGCTAAGGACTTGGAAGAGACAATGCTTGATATTAAAAAAATTAATGAAGTGACTGGAACAAATTTGGACGACATAATTGATAAATTTTTTAAAGAGCAAAGACTTGGAACGGATAAAAAAATATTGGTTATTGAGGATTTGGACAAAAATGTTGCATTAAAGGCTATTGAAAAATTGGATAACGATAGAATTGACATAGTTGAATATAATAAGAGATTTTATCCTGAAGACACAATAGCATCTCATGTTATAGGTTATGTAAAACCGATAAGTGAAAAAGAATATAACGAGTTAAAAGACAAAGGTTATCAAAATAGTGACCTAATTGGGAAAAAAGGTGTTGAGCGTTCTTATGACAAAGAGATGAAAGGTCAGGATGGAAAAGAGAGTATTGAAGTTGATGCAAAGGGGAATATAATAAGACAAATTTCCACAAACGAAAGTATTGCTGGAAAAAATGTATATTTGTCACTCGACTTTGACTTGCAAAAAGCTATGACAGAAGCATTTAGCGGGAAAACTGGTGCATTTATTGCAATGGAAGCGAAAACTGGGAAAATAGTTACTTTTGTAAGCAATCCTGAAATAAGCTTGAATTTGATGAGTTCAAAAATTCCTGGAGCTCAGTGGAACGCTTTGGTAAATTCTAAATCAAAACCACTTGTAAACAAAGGAATTGCAGGACTTTATCCTCCTGGATCGACATTTAAGGCAGTAACTGGTACAGGAATATTGGAATCTGGAATTTCTCCGTATGCAACAGTAAATTCTACAGGACAATATAGATTTGGAGGTTCAGTATTTAGAGATTCGCATAAAGCTGGACATGGTATAACTAACTTTGCCAAATCTATCGAAGAATCAGTAAATACATACTATTATGTATTTTCTCAAAAAGCTGGAATAAAAAATATTGATAAATATGCTAAAGAATATGGAATCGGTCAAAAAACAGGAATTGACATACCTGGAGAATCTACGGGAACATTGCCAAGTCCTGAATGGAAAAAGAAAAGATTTAAGAAAAAACAAGATCAAAAATGGCTTCCAGGAGATTTAATCAATATGTCAATAGGACAAGGTTATGTGCTTGTTACACCAATACAAATTGCTTCAGTTTATCAGACAATTGCAAATAACGGTGTGCAGTTAAAACCAACTGTTGTAGACAGATTTGTAACTTATAACGGAAAAGTTGAGGTAAATCAGCCAAAATTTTCGAGAAAATTAAATGTAAGTCCAAAGACAATAAAATTGTTGCAAAATGCATTGAGACTGCCAGTAATGGGTTCAGGTGGAACAGCGAAAATACTTAGAATAGACGGTTATCCTGTTTCTGCTAAAACAGGTACGGCACAAAATTCTGGATTTGGAGATAATCACTCGTGGATAGCTGGATATTTTCCATCAGATAAACCACAAATTGTATTTGTTTCGGTTGTAGAAGGTGGAGGATATGGTGGAGTCGCCTCTGGAGAAATGGCTAGAGTCTTTATAAATAAATATAGAGAAAAATATGTTTTAAAAGTAAAACAAAAAGATAAAGATAAAACACAAGATGATAATAAAAATAGCAAAAATAATAAAAATAACGAAAATGATAAAAATAATGGAAATAATGGAAATAAAAAAGGATAA
- a CDS encoding DUF445 domain-containing protein — translation MGNLILQFFMMVFVGTLIGWFTNYLAIKLLFRPYKEMNFLFFKIQGLIPKRRAEISLNIADVVEKELISVDDIADKIEEMELSDEIIDKLLDKVIGEKLQKNILDKNPLLKMFINDSVIEKIKSYFKKSILENKEEIIGEIIKIGKEKINFREIILEKMENFSLQEIEEIILRISKNELKHIEIIGGVLGGIIAVFQFLLMVALKAI, via the coding sequence TTGGGAAATTTGATATTACAATTTTTTATGATGGTCTTTGTTGGAACACTTATTGGATGGTTTACGAATTACTTAGCCATAAAATTGCTTTTTAGACCATATAAAGAGATGAATTTTCTCTTTTTTAAAATACAGGGATTAATTCCCAAAAGAAGAGCGGAAATATCTTTAAATATAGCCGATGTTGTGGAAAAAGAGCTGATTTCTGTGGATGATATCGCAGATAAAATTGAAGAAATGGAACTTTCAGATGAAATTATTGATAAGTTATTAGATAAAGTTATTGGAGAAAAATTGCAAAAAAATATATTGGATAAAAATCCGTTATTAAAAATGTTTATAAATGATAGCGTGATTGAAAAGATAAAATCTTATTTTAAAAAGAGCATTTTGGAAAATAAAGAAGAAATTATTGGGGAAATTATAAAAATAGGAAAAGAAAAAATAAATTTTCGTGAAATTATTTTGGAAAAAATGGAAAATTTTTCTTTGCAAGAAATAGAAGAAATTATTTTAAGAATTTCAAAAAATGAACTAAAGCATATTGAAATAATAGGTGGAGTTCTTGGGGGAATTATCGCAGTGTTTCAATTCTTATTGATGGTGGCACTAAAAGCGATATAA
- a CDS encoding Bax inhibitor-1/YccA family protein, with protein MNNYYDEDNDFLKQEYKNEGKETQIATYEDLNRLVTSKVRGSVLWMVLGLVLSGLTGFFVINAAYKGMFSYEAFESLVKVSVVLQVVTVLAFTFLIYKVSSSVLKLMFVIYSVLTGISFSVLFAGDLNILITAFSVTALLFLILGIYGYVTNEDLTKFGSIATVGLITIILASIVNIFLKSDGVVWFTTILGVIVFVIFIAVDINRIKSNIIAHAVQGDMEILNKIEIMGALNLYLDFINLFLYILRILGRKK; from the coding sequence ATGAATAATTATTATGATGAAGATAATGATTTTTTGAAACAAGAATATAAAAACGAAGGAAAAGAAACACAAATTGCAACTTATGAAGATTTAAACAGATTAGTTACTTCAAAAGTTCGTGGAAGCGTGTTGTGGATGGTCCTTGGATTGGTGTTATCTGGTCTTACCGGATTTTTTGTGATAAATGCAGCTTACAAAGGAATGTTTTCTTATGAAGCATTTGAAAGTTTAGTGAAAGTATCTGTAGTCTTGCAAGTTGTGACAGTTTTGGCATTTACATTTTTAATTTATAAAGTGTCATCAAGTGTTTTAAAATTGATGTTTGTCATATATTCGGTACTCACTGGAATAAGTTTTTCAGTTCTTTTTGCAGGTGACTTAAATATCTTAATCACAGCGTTTTCTGTAACTGCACTACTATTTTTGATTTTGGGGATTTACGGTTATGTCACAAATGAAGATTTGACAAAATTTGGAAGTATTGCAACTGTGGGTCTTATTACAATTATTTTGGCAAGTATAGTAAATATATTTTTAAAAAGTGATGGTGTAGTTTGGTTTACGACAATTCTTGGAGTAATTGTATTTGTTATTTTTATCGCTGTTGATATAAATAGAATAAAAAGTAATATAATTGCTCACGCCGTACAAGGCGATATGGAAATTCTTAATAAAATTGAAATTATGGGAGCGTTAAATTTGTATTTAGACTTTATAAATTTGTTCTTGTATATTTTGAGAATATTGGGAAGAAAAAAATAA
- the yhbY gene encoding ribosome assembly RNA-binding protein YhbY — protein MVQQLSSRERAFLRKLAHNLEPIVRIGKEGIDENVLKSISEVVKKRELIKVKILQNSSVELDRESASEIAKDTKSIFVDKIGNVLIFFKPKNSKDAIITPEFNEFKKKKNKK, from the coding sequence ATGGTACAGCAACTTTCAAGTAGAGAAAGAGCTTTTTTGAGAAAATTGGCACACAATCTTGAGCCGATTGTAAGAATCGGAAAAGAAGGAATAGATGAAAATGTTTTAAAGAGTATTTCTGAAGTTGTAAAGAAACGAGAATTAATAAAAGTAAAAATATTACAAAATTCATCAGTAGAATTAGATAGAGAGTCAGCAAGTGAAATTGCAAAAGATACAAAGTCAATTTTTGTAGATAAAATTGGAAATGTGCTTATATTTTTTAAACCTAAAAATTCAAAAGATGCGATAATTACACCTGAATTTAATGAATTTAAAAAGAAAAAAAACAAAAAATAA
- a CDS encoding ribonuclease J, whose protein sequence is MSDKERREAGSLNSTIKRYFSKKEDTNKIKSNLKRFRRKSTNRRHLDEKNETRYVPLANNRNRHVDKRSFKDEARDEKMYVIPLGGLEEVGKNMTAFQYKDEIVVVDAGLTFPEDEHLGIDVIIPDFAYLEANRNKIKALLLTHGHEDHIGAVPYFYQKLGTENIPMYGGKLTLALAKAKFEKKDAKLPKEKVITGRNILKISKYFTVEFISVTHSIADCYAICIKTPAATILHSGDFKVDLTPVNGEGFDFGRLAQLGEEGIDLLLSDSTNAQIPGFTPSERTVGESLKDEFSKAKGRIILAAFASHVHRLQQIVNIAHSHGRKIAIDGRSMIKIFEICSNLGYLKLPKDIMIDIEKVETHPANKVLILCTGTQGEPLAALSRIANGTHKHITLRQGDTVVISATPIPGNEKAATKNINQLMKRDANVVFEKGVGIHVSGHGCQEEQKLMINLVKPKFFMPVHGEYAMIKKHKELAVAVGVEEKNVLLVENGAKLELSKRAFRQVGKVPSGATFIDGFGIGDIGNAVLKDRQNLADDGIVIISILKYKNGTFNENIELVTRGFVYNKDAESLLSRTKELVKKELSVLQSEKVKEIGKIKQRIRIKVGDFLLKETDRDPIILPIIMDN, encoded by the coding sequence ATGTCAGATAAAGAAAGAAGAGAAGCAGGAAGTTTAAATTCAACAATAAAAAGATATTTTTCTAAAAAAGAAGATACTAATAAAATAAAATCTAATTTAAAGAGATTTAGAAGAAAAAGTACGAATAGAAGACATTTAGATGAAAAAAACGAAACAAGATATGTTCCACTTGCGAACAATAGAAATAGACATGTTGACAAAAGAAGTTTCAAAGATGAGGCAAGAGATGAAAAAATGTATGTAATCCCATTAGGCGGATTGGAAGAAGTTGGGAAAAATATGACGGCATTTCAGTATAAAGACGAAATAGTTGTGGTGGATGCCGGACTTACATTTCCAGAGGATGAACATTTGGGAATTGATGTTATAATACCTGATTTTGCATATTTAGAAGCGAATAGAAATAAAATAAAAGCTTTGCTTTTAACACATGGACACGAAGATCATATTGGAGCGGTGCCGTATTTTTACCAAAAATTGGGAACAGAAAATATACCGATGTATGGTGGAAAACTAACACTTGCACTTGCAAAAGCTAAATTTGAGAAAAAGGATGCGAAACTTCCAAAAGAGAAAGTTATAACTGGAAGAAATATTTTAAAGATTTCAAAATATTTTACGGTGGAATTTATAAGTGTTACACACAGTATTGCTGATTGTTACGCCATTTGCATAAAAACTCCTGCTGCGACAATTTTACATTCGGGAGATTTTAAAGTGGATTTAACACCTGTCAATGGAGAAGGGTTCGACTTTGGAAGACTTGCGCAACTTGGAGAAGAAGGAATAGACTTGCTTTTGTCAGATAGTACAAATGCACAAATTCCTGGATTTACACCGTCTGAAAGAACCGTTGGAGAAAGTTTAAAAGATGAGTTTTCAAAAGCTAAAGGAAGAATAATACTTGCGGCATTTGCATCTCATGTGCATAGATTGCAGCAAATTGTAAATATTGCTCATTCTCACGGAAGAAAAATTGCAATTGATGGAAGAAGCATGATTAAAATATTTGAGATTTGTTCAAATTTGGGATATTTGAAACTTCCAAAAGATATAATGATAGATATTGAAAAAGTTGAGACACATCCAGCAAATAAAGTTCTTATTTTGTGTACTGGAACTCAAGGAGAGCCACTTGCAGCATTGTCCAGAATTGCAAACGGAACTCATAAACACATAACTCTAAGACAGGGGGATACTGTTGTAATTTCTGCAACACCTATTCCAGGAAATGAAAAGGCTGCAACAAAAAATATTAATCAATTGATGAAACGGGATGCCAATGTCGTGTTTGAAAAAGGAGTTGGAATTCATGTGTCTGGACACGGTTGTCAAGAAGAACAAAAACTTATGATAAATCTTGTGAAACCAAAATTTTTCATGCCAGTTCACGGAGAATATGCAATGATTAAAAAACATAAAGAATTGGCAGTTGCTGTAGGAGTTGAAGAAAAAAATGTTCTTTTAGTTGAAAATGGAGCAAAATTAGAACTTTCTAAAAGAGCATTTAGACAAGTTGGAAAAGTGCCAAGTGGAGCGACATTTATTGATGGATTTGGAATTGGGGACATTGGAAATGCTGTCTTAAAAGATAGACAAAATTTAGCCGATGATGGAATAGTAATTATTTCAATTTTAAAATACAAAAATGGAACTTTTAACGAAAATATAGAACTTGTCACAAGAGGATTTGTCTACAACAAAGATGCAGAAAGTCTGCTTTCTAGGACAAAAGAATTGGTGAAAAAAGAACTTTCTGTTTTACAGAGTGAAAAAGTTAAAGAAATTGGAAAAATAAAACAGAGAATTAGAATAAAAGTTGGAGATTTCTTGTTGAAGGAAACTGACAGAGATCCAATAATTTTACCAATAATTATGGATAATTAA